One Mastomys coucha isolate ucsf_1 unplaced genomic scaffold, UCSF_Mcou_1 pScaffold7, whole genome shotgun sequence genomic window, ATAATGACTATTCATTACAAACTTATATCCAACACTAttctaaatgaaaacaagaatagagaaacagaggcaggccaTGTCCATGTGGAGGAGGGTGGAGtttatggggagagagagaggagcaagggagcaagaagcaagagtaagaaaaAGAGTGTAAAAGAGTGAGCAGGGGGCAAACAGCCTTTttcatagtgggctgggcctacctggctattgccaagTAACTGTGAAGGGAGCATACCTGTCCATTGTCActtaactgtgggggtggagtcacAGGGATCCTTAGAGGAAGGcctgctccactgctccagcaCAGAGGATCCctatgagaagaggcagtccatggcttTAAGGTGCTTATTGTAGAAagccagagaaagggaaagagagtagAGAAACCGGCAGGCCATGGCCTtttggaggagagggaggttatgggtggagagagagaggtaactgtgggaaggagcatacctggctattgtaGGTAAGTGTAGAGGTGGAGACAAAGGGATCCTTAGAGGAAGAACTGCTCCAGACCAAATTCCAGggacttggggcattgcccttttGACTGATGGCCACATACCTCTCtgcggggggttggggggctgtGGGAGGTTGTAGCAGGAGCCAGGGGGCGTAGCCAAGCATCTGCTGTCCCTTGCAGGTGGAAGTCACCTATCAGGTTACTGGGGTTCATAGCCTGTGCTCCACCTCCACcggggaccaggctgtctgtgcacagctcattGCCCCACAGTGCTAGAAGTCTTAGCTATTAGCAAGGAGATAAGGaaacaaaatatacacaaataagaaAAGTCAAACTATTGTTTTTTGTAGCTGGTATGATCTTATACATAAAAGGCCTAATGACTCCATCAAAAATCTCTTAGCTCTgagaaatattttcagcaaagtagcaggatacaaaattagcaCAGAAATCAGTAGCATTTCTATGTGCCACTGTCAAATACCCTGACAAAGAAATTGATGAAACTTTTTAATAGTGGCTACCAAAACTAACATACCTAAGAATAAACCTAACCATGGGTATGAAATAATGCTATATAAAAAACTTAAGGCATTGAAAAtggatattaagaaaaaacacTAAAAGATGGTAAGGTTTCTCATGAATTGAAACAATGTCATGAAAATGATTTTCTAAAGGAAATCTACACATTCAGTGTAATCCCAATCAAAATCCTAGGGAaattcttcacagagaaaaacaaaacagaactgtagctttaattttttttcaaaacctgttTTAAATGGTGgttcttaaatgatttttaaatgctcccttttagcccaccacccaccagaggtatgGAGGCAACAGACCTATTTAGAAAGGTCTTTTGGAACAACTCCTGTCTGCAAtatctggaaatcagcagttcagtttacaggtaagcagcagcagcagctcaatccgcTAGAAAATACTTCGCAGGTACACGAGCAGCCCAGGTAGGTAGAGctgggatagcaaacatgaattagcagtggtggcactacctagcagagacagccagcctATCAGCAGGAACAACCAGGAGACATGCCAGGAGAAGATCTTCGCctctcagagaagcaaagatcAGCGAAGACGGAAAACCAACAAGCATTGCATAGCtagttctataagcaagcctagatCAACAAGCATTCATAGCTAGCTCCATAAGCAAACCTAGATCAGCAAGTACAACCtggcatcagtaacagtgtctgAGTTTGTTGCcaatctctggatgacctttccttcaatctctgcttttGTCagtgcatttcctttagacaggaacaattctgggtcaagaaATTTGAGATCGGTTGGTGGCCCCACATCTCAAAATGGCAGCCATGTCTATCTCCTGGAGGTGATCTCTTGCCCCACCTTCCTGCTCCTAACAAATCTTTATTTAAGTGCAGAAACATTTACACGttcacattttgttctttttttgtcacCTTTGCACTTTGAAAGAAAGAACCTCAACCAAGAGGTTGCTTCCATTGGCTTGACTTAGGGGGCATTTTATTGATTAGTGATTGAATGGAGCACCCAGCCCCTGTTGGGAGAAACGCCATCCTTGGGCAAAAagtcctgagttgtataaaaaGCAAGTAGATCAATCCTTGAAGAACAAGTCAGTAGACAGCACTTCTCCATAGTTTCTGCCTCTGATCCTGCTTGAGTGACTCCCTTGGTTTCACTCAATTATCAACTATAACCAACAGGATAGCATAAACCTTTTATTCTCCACactgttttttggtcatggtgtttataaTGGCAGGGGGAAATTGTTATTAGGATCATAGGGTGTTGCTGTGATGGACCTGACCATGTCTTGTTTTGTTATGGTTGTTTGGGGGTACATGGGGTTAGTATTGTGGAAAGATTTTGGAGCTGTAAGCTAGAAAAAAAAGCCATTAAATTCTCAGAGATAGTatagcaaaagcaaaacaaaacaaaacaaaacaaaaacaaaacaaaaacaaaactagaggtGGCTCCAAAGCATTTATTTACCTCTGGTTCTCATTCTCTTAAGAATACTTTATTGGCATATTCCGTAATAACTTCCTGGAAGCACTATTTAGGTAAAAATTCTAATTATTCCCTTCTAACTTTGGCTCTTCAGCTGAGAATAGTATTCTCAAACTCCAAGTGGTTTATCATCACTTGCACTTCCATTCATCTCCTACATAAAACATGGAAACtctaaatagaaaatgaaaattaatactaaaaggagaaaaaataatgaaaattagaatagaaatcaggcagtggtggcacatgcctttaatcccagaacttgggaagcacaggtaggctctacagagaaaccctgtctcagaaaaaaaatcagaatagggaaaacaaaaaataaaatccaaaaacaGAATTGTAAGTATAAATTAagatataaaaacaatgaaacacaACAGTCTGAAATTACCAATTAAAAGACGTAGACTGATAAAATTGCTAAAACCAAGATCCAACTGTAAACTGTCTAGGAAgagcctattttctttctttctttcattttttttttttcatttttgttcaagatttatttggtgttttcatcAGCATGACACTTGAGTGGTTGGTTCCATCATCCATATGCAGATCTTACATTTCACATAATATTGCAATGTACGCTACAGACacatataatatttgaaatattctgtagaaCATTCATGCACAAGATATGAATAATGGAGTTACACACTGGAGCCAGGTTATCACTAACTGGGAACTCGTTGGCCTAGGCATGTTTGGTGAGGGTGCGCAGGGTAGCAATGCAGCAGGCTCACAGGGTAATCGAAGCCTACACACAGTTGGCAGTATGTCTCAGAGACAGTGAGACTGTCACACTTACCAGGTTACCACTACACAAGTACCACTTGGCAGCAGGGCAGAGCTGAGGGAACTGAGATTTTTCCACAGACCACCTCAACACCACTGTACTAACCACAGCTCAGATGAGAAGTGTGTGGTCTCCATAGAAACCCTTATGCAGCTTGAACAGTGAAGTGCTAGGACACTGGGAAGACTTTAGAACTGCAGCTCCTTCTGGATTCCCCAGAGGGTATCTGCACTTTTCTTCAGGCAGGCCTCTTCTTCAGGAGTCAGTGTCACCTTCACAACATTTGAGATTCCATTTTGTCCCAGGATACATGGGACACTGAGGAAGACATCATTGATTCCATAGAGACCCTTAATCATGGTGGAGATGGGATGTACCCACCTAAGGCTCTTCATTATGCTCTTGGCCAAGTCGGCCACAGAGAGGTCAATGGCCCAGAATGTGTAACTTTTCAGCTTGATCACCTCATACGCACTGTCAACCACCTGCTTGTGAACATCCTTCCACTGCTCCTTATCTGCGTCAGTGCCCAGTTCTGGGTTCAGAGACTTCAGGGAGATGCCGACAACGTTCACACCACTCCACACAGGCACACTGAAGTCGCCATGTTCTCCCAGGACCCACCTGGAACAGCTCAGCGGGTGAACCCCTAGCCTTTTTCCCATCAGGTAACGGAACCTAGCTGAATCCAGACTGCAACCACTTCCAATAACTCGGCTTTTGGGAAAGCCACTGATTTTCCAAGCGACGTAGGTCAATGTGGGGAGCCAtaaatcttgagaggcattcgccatggcaagatggcgcctacttccgctgttaactcNNNNNNNNNNNNNNNNNNNNNNNNNNNNNNNNNNNNNNNNNNNNNNNNNNNNNNNNNNNNNNNNNNNNNNNNNNNNNNNNNNNNNNNNNNNNNNNNNNNNNNNNNNNNNNNNNNNNNNNNNNNNNNNNNNNNNNNNNNNNNNNNNNNNNNNNNNNNNNNNNNNNNNNNNNNNNNNNNNNNNNNNNNNNNNNNNNNNNNNNNNNNNNNNNNNNNNNNNNNNNNNNNNNNNNNNNNNNNNNNNNNNNNNNNNNNNNNNNNNNNNNNNNNNNNNNNNNNNNNNNNNNNNNNNNNNNNNNNNNNNNNNNNNNNNNNNNNNNNNNNNNNNNNNNNNNNNNNNNNNNNNNNNNNNNNNNNNNNNNNNNNNNNNNNNNNNNNNNNNNNNNNNNNNNNNNNNNNNNNNNNNNNNNNNNNNNNNNNNNNNNNNNNNNNNNNNNNNNNNNNNNNNNNNNNNNNNNNNNNNNNNNNNNNNNNNNNNNNNNNNNNNNNNNNNNNNNNNNNNNNNNNNNNNNNNNNNNNNNNNNNNNNNNNNNNNNNNNNNNNNNNNNNNNNNNNNNNNNNNNNNNNNNNNNNNNNNNNNNNNNNNNNNNNNNNNNNNNNNNNNNNNNNNNNNNNNNNNNNNNNNNNNNNNNNNNNNNNNNNNNNNNNNNNNNNNNNNNNNNNNNNNNNNNNNNNNNNNNNNNNNNNNNNNNNNNNNNNNNNNNNNNNNNNNNNNNNNNNNNNNNNNNNNNNNNNNNNNNNNNNNNNNNNNNNNNNNNNNNNNNNNNNNNNNNNNNNNNNNNNNNNNNNNNNNNNNNNNNNNNNNNNNNNNNNNNNNNNNNNNNNNNNNNNNNNNNNNNNNNNNNNNNNNNNNNNNNNNNNNNNNNNNNNNNNNNNNNNNNNNNNNNNNNNNNNNNNNNNNNNNNNNNNNNNNNNNNNNNNNNNNNNNNNNNNNNNNNNNNNNNNNNNNNNNNNNNNNNNNNNNNNNNNNNNNNNNNNNNNNNNNNNNNNNNNNNNNNNNNNNNNNNNNNNNNNNNNNNNNNNNNNNNNNNNNNNNNNNNNNNNNNNNNNNNNNNNNNNNNNNNNNNNNNNNNNNNNNNNNNNNNNNNNNNNNNNNNNNNNNNNNNNNNNNNNNNNNNNNNNNNNNNNNNNNNNNNNNNNNNNNNNNNNNNNNNNNNNNNNNNNNNNNNNNNNNNNNNNNNNNNNNNNNNNNNNNNNNNNNNNNNNNNNNNNNNNNNNNNNNNNNNNNNNNNNNNNNNNNNNNNNNNNNNNNNNNNNNNNNNNNNNNNNNNNNNNNNNNNNNNNNNNNNNNNNNNNNNNNNNNNNNNNNNNNNNNNNNNNNNNNNNNNNNNNNNNNNNNNNNNNNNNNNNNNNNNNNNNNNNNNNNNNNNNNNNNNNNNNNNNNNNNNNNNNNNNNNNNNNNNNNNNNNNNNNNNNNNNNNNNNNNNNNNNNNNNNNNNNNNNNNNNNNNNNNNNNNNNNNNNNNNNNNNNNNNNNNNNNNNNNNNNNNNNNNNNNNNNNNNNNNNNNNNNNNNNNNNNNNNNNNNNNNNNNNNNNNNNNNNNNNNNNNNNNNNNNNNNNNNNNNNNNNNNNNNNNNNNNNNNNNNNNNNNNNNNNNNNNNNNNNNNNNNNNNNNNNNNNNNNNNNNNNNNNNNNNNNNNNNNNNNNNNNNNNNNNNNNNNNNNNNNNNNNNNNNNNNNNNNNNNNNNNNNNNNNNNNNNNNNNNNNNNNNNNNNNNNNNNNNNNNNNNNNNNNNNNNNNNNNNNNNNNNNNNNNNNNNNNNNNNNNNNNNNNNNNNNNNNNNNNNNNNNNNNNNNNNNNNNNNNNNNNNNNNNNNNNNNNNNNNNNNNNNNNNNNNNNNNNNNNNNNNNNNNNNNNNNNNNNNNNNNNNNNNNNNNNNNNNNNNNNNNNNNNNNNNNNNNNNNNNNNNNNNNNNNNNNNNNNNNNNNNNNNNNNNNNNNNNNNNNNNNNNNNNNNNNNNNNNNNNNNNNNNNNNNNNNNNNNNNNNNNNNNNNNNNNNNNNNNNNNNNNNNNNNNNNNNNNNNNNNNNNNNNNNNNNNNNNNNNNNNNNNNNNNNNNNNNNNNNNNNNNNNNNNNNNNNNNNNNNNNNNNNNNNNNNNNNNNNNNNNNNNNNNNNNNNNNNNNNNNNNNNNNNNNNNNNNNNNNNNNNNNNNNNNNNNNNNNNNNNNNNNNNNNNNNNNNNNNNNNNNNNNNNNNNNNNNNNNNNNNNNNNNNNNNNNNNNNNNNNNNNNNNNNNNNNNNNNNNNNNNNNNNNNNNNNNNNNNNNNNNNNNNNNNNNNNNNNNNNNNNNNNNNNNNNNNNNNNNNNNNNNNNNNNNNNNNNNNNNNNNNNNNNNNNNNNNNNNNNNNNNNNNNNNNNNNNNNNNNNNNNNNNNNNNNNNNNNNNNNNNNNNNNNNNNNNNNNNNNNNNNNNNNNNNNNNNNNNNNNNNNNNNNNNNNNNNNNNNNNNNNNNNNNNNNNNNNNNNNNNNNNNNNNNNNNNNNNNNNNNNNNNNNNNNNNNNNNNNNNNNNNNNNNNNNNNNNNNNNNNNNNNNNNNNNNNNNNNNNNNNNNNNNNNNNNNNNNNNNNNNNNNNNNNNNNNNNNNNNNNNNNNNNNNNNNNNNNNNNNNNNNNNNNNNNNNNNNNNNNNNNNNNNNNNNNNNNNNNNNNNNNNNNNNNNNNNNNNNNNNNNNNNNNNNNNNNNNNNNNNNNNNNNNNNNNNNNNNNNNNNNNNNNNNNNNNNNNNNNNNNNNNNNNNNNNNNNNNNNNNNNNNNNNNNNNNNNNNNNNNNNNNNNNNNNNNNNNNNNNNNNNNNNNNNNNNNNNNNNNNNNNNNNNNNNNNNNNNNNNNNNNNNNNNNNNNNNNNNNNNNNNNNNNNNNNNNNNNNNNNNNNNNNNNNNNNNNNNNNNNNNNNNNNNNNNNNNNNNNNNNNNNNNNNNNNNNNNNNNNNNNNNNNNNNNNNNNNNNNNNNNNNNNNNNNNNNNNNNNNNNNNNNNNNNNNNNNNNNNNNNNNNNNNNNNNNNNNNNNNNNNNNNNNNNNNNNNNNNNNNNNNNNNNNNNNNNNNNNNNNNNNNNNNNNNNNNNNNNNNNNNNNNNNNNNNNNNNNNNNNNNNNNNNNNNNNNNNNNNNNNNNNNNNNNNNNNNNNNNNNNNNNNNNNNNNNNNNNNNNNNNNNNNNNNNNNNNNNNNNNNNNNNNNNNNNNNNNNNNNNNNNNNNNNNNNNNNNNNNNNNNNNNNNNNNNNNNNNNNNNNNNNNNNNNNNNNNNNNNNNNNNNNNNNNNNNNNNNNNNNNNNNNNNNNNNNNNNNNNNNNNNNNNNNNNNNNNNNNNNNNNNNNNNNNNNNNNNNNNNNNNNNNNNNNNNNNNNNNNNNNNNNNNNNNNNNNNNNNNNNNNNNNNNNNNNNNNNNNNNNNNNNNNNNNNNNNNNNNNNNNNNNNNNNNNNNNNNNNNNNNNNNNNNNNNNNNNNNNNNNNNNNNNNNNNNNNNNNNNNNNNNNNNNNNNNNNNNNNNNNNNNNNNNNNNNNNNNNNNNNNNNNNNNNNNNNNNNNNNNNNNNNNNNNNNNNNNNNNNNNNNNNNNNNNNNNNNNNNNNNNNNNNNNNNNNNNNNNNNNNNNNNNNNNNNNNNNNNNNNNNNNNNNNNNNNNNNNNNNNNNNNNNNNNNNNNNNNNNNNNNNNNNNNNNNNNNNNNNNNNNNNNNNNNNNNNNNNNNNNNNNNNNNNNNNNNNNNNNNNNNNNNNNNNNNNNNNNNNNNNNNNNNNNNNNNNNNNNNNNNNNNNNNNNNNNNNNNNNNNNNNNNNNNNNNNNNNNNNNNNNNNNNNNNNNNNNNNNNNNNNNNNNNNNNNNNNNNNNNNNNNNNNNNNNNNNNNNNNNNNNNNNNNNNNNNNNNNNNNNcagaaggaacctagtgtccgcgtgtcttcttcccggcgagaggaccacgcgggctacaggtCAAGATACCCACTGGATTTGAAACAATAAGCAGCTTGCAGTGTGGACTGTACTTCACAATGCTGGGAATGATGAACTTGAAGATGTTCACGTTTCGCTGGACCAGACTGAGTcggctctctccctcttgctgacAGGCCCCCACTGTGATGATGACCAGCTTGGAGTTTGCAGTTACACAATAGTCTTTGCTGGAGACAATTTTTGGTGTTTTAAGGAAGAGGCTGCCATGCTGGAAACCCATCATCTCTCCCTTCAGCTTGTCTTCCATGACATCAACTAG contains:
- the LOC116081783 gene encoding L-lactate dehydrogenase A chain-like isoform X1, with translation MATLKDQLIVNLLKEEQVPQNKITVVGVGAVGMACAISILMKDLADELALVDVMEDKLKGEMMGFQHGSLFLKTPKIVSSKDYYLWLPTLTYVAWKISGFPKSRVIGSGCSLDSARFRYLMGKRLGVHPLSCSRWVLGEHGDFSVPVWSGVNVVGISLKSLNPELGTDADKEQWKDVHKQVVDSAYEVIKLKSYTFWAIDLSVADLAKSIMKSLRWVHPISTMIKGLYGINDVFLSVPCILGQNGISNVVKVTLTPEEEACLKKSADTLWGIQKELQF
- the LOC116081783 gene encoding L-lactate dehydrogenase A chain-like isoform X2 translates to MATLKDQLIVNLLKEEQVPQNKITVVGVGAVGMACAISILMKDLADELALVDVMEDKLKGEMMGFQHGSLFLKTPKIVSSKDYCVTANSKLVIITVGACQQEGESRLSLVQRNVNIFKFIIPSIVKYSPHCKLLIVSNPVDLWLPTLTYVAWKISGFPKSRVIGSGCSLDSARFRYLMGKRLGVHPLSCSRWVLGEHGDFSVPVWSGVNVVGISLKSLNPELGTDADKEQWKDVHKQVVDSAYEVIKLKSYTFWAIDLSVADLAKSIMKSLRWVHPISTMIKGLYGINDVFLSVPCILGQNGISNVVKVTLTPEEEACLKKSADTLWGIQKELQF